The Williamsoniiplasma somnilux genome includes a window with the following:
- the whiA gene encoding DNA-binding protein WhiA → MSFALKVKEEIISHSFSKQQKQQLLAGFIKYNADLVYTNGTEKLKLSTVSNRVARTIFSFCKELFNGQIEISIVRSQILKKNQTFQLTLIGNVGNFLNQLHIYVSKSGKLILASEEAQHDSELMRAYIAGIFIAVGSVNSPTTTNYHLEVQFKELDSANYFLKITKNFSFDFKVLKRNSQRYVCYIKKSAMVSDFLKLIDASQAVLDFENKRISRDMFNNINRIANIDISNQTKTSAAADKQLEQIQKIKKSKSMHLLSNKAQALCDLRIKNPESSFSELETLMNKNGFRITKSGVSNLFKTIAKFSEEV, encoded by the coding sequence ATGTCGTTTGCGTTAAAAGTAAAAGAAGAAATAATCTCACACTCTTTTTCAAAGCAACAAAAACAACAACTTTTAGCTGGTTTTATTAAATATAATGCCGATTTAGTCTACACAAACGGTACTGAGAAATTAAAATTAAGTACAGTTTCTAACCGTGTAGCAAGAACAATCTTTTCTTTTTGCAAAGAGTTATTTAATGGACAAATTGAAATTTCTATTGTAAGATCTCAGATTTTGAAAAAAAATCAAACCTTCCAATTAACATTAATTGGAAATGTTGGTAATTTTTTAAATCAACTCCACATATATGTGTCAAAAAGTGGTAAACTAATCTTAGCAAGTGAAGAAGCTCAACATGATTCTGAATTGATGAGAGCTTATATTGCTGGTATTTTTATAGCTGTTGGTTCTGTTAATTCACCAACAACCACAAACTATCATCTAGAAGTTCAATTTAAAGAATTGGATTCAGCAAATTACTTTTTGAAAATTACTAAAAATTTTAGTTTTGATTTTAAAGTTTTAAAGAGAAACTCACAAAGATATGTTTGTTATATAAAAAAGTCAGCAATGGTATCTGATTTCCTTAAGTTAATTGATGCCTCACAAGCGGTTTTGGATTTTGAAAATAAACGCATTTCTAGAGATATGTTTAACAATATCAACAGAATAGCAAATATTGATATCTCTAACCAAACCAAAACATCAGCGGCCGCTGATAAACAACTTGAACAAATTCAAAAAATCAAAAAAAGTAAATCAATGCACTTATTATCCAATAAAGCACAAGCGCTATGTGACTTAAGGATTAAAAATCCTGAATCTAGTTTTTCAGAATTAGAAACGTTGATGAATAAAAATGGTTTTAGAATAACAAAATCTGGAGTTAGCAATTTATTTAAGACAATTGCTAAATTTAGTGAAGAAGTATAA
- a CDS encoding prolipoprotein diacylglyceryl transferase yields the protein MNIDWTQNNNFVGVMANGVKDNYGFIHVYALTMTLGMIAAVLFSLYKFWKRGMPLNSLLMSVIFIIPISLMGASFFGKLNADGPGVNAGGANFWGLFAFWNAGMAIHGGVYAGLITGVIFFSFAGRKNKISMFSFIDAIVPNILLGQAIGRWGNFFNHEVMGAPIHKYGSLTSWTTGSEGLVDYNTIAEHIDKPLNWLHLPDWMLQNTMAIYKGSGEKIGGIDLSYGDIVQLSPIFFYESMALMGAWIIITFIIPNIGKWIGKKPWNNSKEFAISWDYTFKHFFMPWTKDESKNTWTQAWEKGFVKNVDAKAKKKYLEDIANIQKLPTNKFVKRWKSGKALIKANNPNGYVVTKSGMEGFAYFFCWNIVRYFLELSRPDDHLFIMFDKPLSLGLIMGSVIFGLIGMIITQIGVPELTRKTGYMYEKDYFKISDSSQTHKIIDNPKASKNIKNEIINKKEQKAKEKLTKLEK from the coding sequence ATGAATATTGATTGAACACAAAATAATAATTTCGTTGGTGTAATGGCTAACGGTGTTAAGGATAACTACGGATTCATTCACGTTTATGCTTTAACAATGACTTTAGGAATGATTGCTGCAGTTTTATTTTCCTTATACAAATTTTGAAAACGTGGAATGCCATTAAATTCATTATTGATGTCTGTTATTTTTATTATTCCGATTAGTTTAATGGGTGCTAGTTTTTTTGGTAAATTAAATGCAGACGGCCCTGGTGTAAATGCGGGAGGAGCTAACTTTTGAGGTTTATTCGCTTTTTGAAATGCCGGAATGGCAATTCATGGAGGAGTTTATGCTGGATTAATAACAGGAGTTATATTCTTTTCGTTTGCTGGGAGAAAAAATAAAATTTCAATGTTTTCATTTATTGATGCCATTGTTCCTAATATTTTATTAGGACAAGCAATTGGGCGTTGAGGAAACTTCTTCAATCATGAAGTAATGGGTGCTCCAATTCATAAATATGGAAGTTTAACTTCTTGAACCACTGGGTCTGAAGGTTTGGTTGATTACAACACAATTGCAGAACATATCGATAAACCTTTAAATTGGTTGCACTTACCAGATTGAATGTTGCAAAACACTATGGCAATTTATAAAGGAAGTGGAGAAAAAATAGGAGGAATTGATTTGAGTTACGGAGATATTGTTCAATTGTCTCCAATCTTCTTTTACGAATCAATGGCTTTAATGGGTGCTTGAATAATAATTACTTTTATAATTCCAAATATCGGTAAGTGAATTGGTAAAAAACCATGAAATAACTCAAAAGAATTTGCTATTTCATGAGATTACACATTTAAACATTTCTTCATGCCCTGAACTAAAGACGAAAGTAAAAACACTTGAACACAAGCTTGAGAAAAAGGTTTTGTTAAAAATGTTGATGCTAAAGCTAAAAAGAAATATCTTGAAGATATCGCAAACATTCAAAAATTACCAACAAACAAATTTGTCAAAAGATGAAAATCAGGTAAAGCTTTAATTAAAGCTAACAATCCAAACGGTTATGTAGTAACAAAATCAGGGATGGAAGGTTTTGCTTATTTCTTCTGTTGAAACATTGTGAGATACTTCTTAGAATTATCAAGACCAGATGACCATTTATTTATCATGTTTGATAAACCATTATCATTGGGATTAATAATGGGTAGTGTGATTTTTGGTTTAATTGGAATGATTATTACTCAAATTGGTGTTCCTGAATTAACGAGAAAAACAGGATACATGTATGAAAAGGATTATTTTAAAATTTCTGATTCATCTCAAACTCATAAAATAATCGATAATCCAAAAGCGTCAAAAAACATCAAAAACGAAATTATTAATAAAAAAGAACAAAAAGCAAAAGAAAAATTAACTAAATTAGAAAAGTAA
- the trxB gene encoding thioredoxin-disulfide reductase: protein MKNHINNIWDVLIIGGGPAGMTAAIYAARAGLKTVILEKEAPGGKMIKTDLIENYPGFIEPILGPDLSIKFYEQATTLGTEFIFDEATHVKKLEDRNFEIHLASGNIQIAKAVIIATGTKENLLGIPGEEKLYGKGVSYCAVCDGAFHKGKAVAIVGGGYSAITEGTYLTKFVKKLYVIVRKNYFRADKWNVDHLKETPGVEYIMETVVDKINGDDKVESITIRNLKTGEIKDLEVTAIFPYIGAKPITQFVSNFDITDENGYIIADPKMETKTPGLFVAGDVRDVPLRQIAIAAGDGAMAGQMVVEYLQNLR, encoded by the coding sequence ATGAAAAATCATATTAATAATATTTGAGATGTTTTAATAATCGGTGGTGGTCCTGCGGGAATGACAGCAGCGATCTATGCTGCTCGTGCTGGTTTGAAAACAGTTATTCTTGAAAAAGAAGCACCCGGGGGTAAAATGATTAAAACTGATTTGATCGAAAACTATCCTGGTTTTATTGAACCAATTTTGGGCCCTGATCTTTCAATAAAATTTTATGAGCAAGCAACAACTTTAGGAACAGAATTTATTTTTGATGAAGCAACTCATGTTAAAAAATTAGAAGATCGCAATTTTGAAATTCACTTAGCATCAGGAAATATTCAAATAGCAAAAGCAGTAATTATAGCAACAGGTACAAAAGAAAATTTATTAGGAATTCCTGGTGAAGAAAAACTATACGGAAAAGGTGTTTCTTATTGTGCTGTTTGTGATGGAGCTTTTCATAAAGGTAAAGCAGTTGCTATCGTTGGTGGCGGTTATTCAGCAATTACTGAAGGAACATATTTAACTAAATTTGTTAAAAAATTATATGTAATCGTACGTAAAAATTATTTTAGAGCAGATAAATGAAATGTTGATCACTTAAAAGAAACCCCTGGTGTTGAATACATTATGGAAACTGTTGTAGACAAAATTAACGGTGATGATAAAGTTGAATCAATTACAATTAGAAATTTAAAAACAGGAGAAATTAAAGATTTAGAAGTTACTGCCATTTTCCCATACATTGGAGCAAAACCAATTACTCAATTTGTTTCTAACTTTGATATCACAGATGAAAATGGTTATATTATTGCTGATCCCAAAATGGAAACAAAAACCCCTGGTTTATTTGTGGCAGGAGATGTTAGGGATGTGCCATTGCGTCAAATCGCGATTGCCGCTGGTGATGGAGCAATGGCTGGACAAATGGTTGTTGAATACTTACAAAATTTAAGATAA
- a CDS encoding prolipoprotein diacylglyceryl transferase family protein, whose protein sequence is MLLSTIGEWIVANGDPAADRSFGGVVPAYPVFMFVGIIIVIFFSIIKMKIKKIPLREFELAIITVVPIGVIGGSIFGKIFIPGIEWYTVFFFWQPGMSLFGALILGTVAGFVIFYVRSKKTLISVWVYADCIIPNILIGQAIGRWGNMFNHEILGSVVSYDSLWWLVDSIKNKLFYFPNLAGFELETKGEWWTNISEWSNWKATSGPFQGLSLENVLNWKMGSEWLVNDLGDKLDPNIYNYGTIQFRNPLFLYESLMNIGLWLIITFVINNLGRWFSPTKPWDLEPKAYPGWYNKKYKSLKEQEIVGINTQLPIKYKKVQIKTKAGENIELKLGFYQAWNKAFYWYQPDEQKIHEFEMALNEKEIMQTQQLSRLTKIKKEHKQKIVKSKADFRNKLSRAKNSNDKQQLLKSKKQNFDLIYQNHQEKLNEIYALIGNWTRIFKGNPEFSKGLEKLNNPNKYFVIRCGVTTGFYVFGYMLIRVILETQRRPEELFIQNSFVADFIVLTILLLLGIVIIIFAQFIAPYKYREVNWLYEKSY, encoded by the coding sequence ATGCTGCTTAGTACAATCGGAGAATGAATAGTAGCAAATGGTGATCCTGCTGCTGATAGATCATTTGGTGGTGTTGTTCCGGCATATCCTGTTTTTATGTTTGTAGGAATTATTATTGTTATCTTTTTTTCAATTATTAAAATGAAGATAAAAAAAATTCCTTTGCGCGAATTTGAATTAGCAATTATAACAGTTGTACCAATTGGAGTGATTGGTGGATCAATTTTTGGGAAAATTTTTATACCCGGAATTGAATGGTACACGGTGTTCTTCTTTTGACAACCAGGAATGTCTTTATTTGGGGCATTAATATTAGGGACCGTAGCAGGTTTTGTTATTTTTTATGTTCGCTCCAAAAAAACCTTAATTTCAGTATGAGTTTATGCTGATTGCATCATTCCCAATATTTTAATTGGACAAGCCATCGGAAGATGAGGAAACATGTTCAATCATGAAATTCTAGGTAGTGTTGTTTCTTATGATTCACTTTGATGATTAGTAGATTCAATCAAAAACAAACTTTTTTATTTTCCTAATTTAGCAGGCTTTGAGTTAGAAACTAAAGGTGAATGATGGACAAACATAAGCGAATGAAGCAATTGAAAGGCAACTAGTGGCCCATTTCAAGGATTAAGTCTAGAAAATGTTTTGAATTGAAAAATGGGTAGCGAGTGATTAGTTAATGATCTTGGCGATAAATTGGATCCAAATATTTACAATTATGGGACTATTCAGTTCCGTAACCCTTTATTTTTATATGAATCTTTAATGAATATTGGGCTATGATTAATAATAACTTTTGTAATTAATAATTTAGGTCGATGATTTTCTCCGACTAAACCCTGAGATTTAGAACCTAAAGCCTACCCAGGATGGTACAACAAAAAATACAAAAGTTTAAAAGAACAAGAAATTGTTGGTATTAATACTCAACTTCCAATAAAATATAAAAAGGTTCAAATTAAAACTAAAGCTGGTGAAAATATTGAACTTAAACTAGGATTTTATCAAGCATGAAATAAGGCTTTTTATTGATATCAACCAGATGAACAAAAAATTCATGAATTTGAAATGGCATTAAACGAAAAAGAAATTATGCAAACTCAGCAACTAAGTCGTTTAACGAAGATTAAAAAAGAACATAAGCAAAAGATAGTTAAATCAAAAGCTGATTTTCGTAATAAACTTAGCAGAGCAAAAAATAGTAACGATAAACAACAATTATTAAAATCTAAAAAACAAAATTTCGATTTAATTTATCAAAATCATCAAGAAAAGTTAAATGAAATTTACGCATTAATCGGTAACTGAACAAGAATATTTAAAGGTAATCCAGAATTTTCAAAAGGATTAGAAAAATTAAATAATCCCAACAAATATTTTGTTATTAGATGTGGAGTCACTACAGGATTTTATGTTTTTGGATATATGTTAATTCGTGTTATTCTTGAAACTCAACGTAGACCAGAAGAGTTATTTATTCAAAATAGTTTTGTAGCTGATTTTATTGTGTTGACAATCTTATTGCTTTTAGGAATAGTAATTATCATTTTTGCCCAATTCATAGCACCATATAAATACAGAGAGGTAAATTGACTATATGAAAAATCATATTAA
- the hprK gene encoding HPr(Ser) kinase/phosphatase produces the protein MKKLFLKHLTEKFPFQVLAGKDKIDSTQILVYGLNRAGLELTGYFVETGDKSKRAVLMSSKEYKYISQFNEQQRAEKYKKLINSGIPTIIFTQKFEDKLLIDVARELDFPLLSINTPSTSEFTQRILDYFDLFFAPQIEVHGSLVNIYGKGILITGESGIGKSEVTIDLIKKNHLFVGDDRIILINKSNNIYGKSHPILRNLIEVRGIGIMDISKTNGNQVLIDETKIDLIIELFKFGENGVDDADRLGREYLTKSVLGIDVPYIRIPVSSGRNIANLIESAVAQLKIKQSTDNEDVIALMNKRLNEEV, from the coding sequence ATGAAAAAATTATTTCTTAAACACTTAACTGAAAAGTTTCCATTTCAAGTTTTAGCAGGAAAAGATAAAATTGATTCTACTCAAATTTTGGTTTATGGGCTAAATCGTGCTGGATTAGAATTAACCGGTTATTTTGTAGAAACTGGCGATAAATCCAAACGAGCAGTTTTAATGTCTTCAAAAGAATATAAATATATTTCTCAATTTAATGAACAACAAAGAGCTGAAAAATATAAGAAATTAATTAATTCTGGTATTCCAACAATTATTTTTACCCAAAAATTTGAAGACAAATTATTGATTGATGTCGCTAGGGAATTAGATTTTCCGTTGTTATCAATCAATACCCCTTCAACTTCAGAATTTACCCAAAGAATTTTAGATTATTTTGATTTATTTTTTGCACCACAAATAGAAGTGCATGGATCACTTGTTAATATTTATGGGAAAGGAATTTTGATTACTGGGGAATCAGGAATTGGTAAATCTGAAGTAACAATTGATTTAATTAAAAAAAATCATTTATTTGTTGGTGATGATCGCATAATTTTAATAAATAAATCAAATAACATTTACGGGAAATCACATCCCATTCTTAGAAATCTAATTGAAGTTAGAGGAATTGGAATTATGGATATTTCTAAGACTAATGGTAATCAAGTTTTAATCGATGAAACTAAAATTGATTTAATTATTGAATTATTTAAATTTGGTGAAAACGGTGTTGATGATGCCGATCGATTGGGAAGAGAATATTTAACAAAATCAGTTTTAGGAATTGATGTTCCTTATATTAGAATTCCGGTTTCATCGGGAAGAAATATTGCTAATCTTATTGAATCGGCTGTTGCACAATTAAAAATAAAACAATCAACAGATAACGAAGATGTTATTGCTTTAATGAACAAACGCTTAAATGAAGAAGTTTAA
- a CDS encoding folate family ECF transporter S component produces MFYWITNGSAIFVILLLFIGSLAIEKFSFKRFTTKNIALIGLLCAVAVVLTNVVGYSRIFGFQIMIGNFVIFLTGMAFGPLVGVVIGVVADGVGALINLSGTFHAGFMLEKVLFGVLGSFVFFSKSNKWWILKVILFMSLAIIIGLFAINPISLWSSGFVDGYIYTTFIKHLIMFPIELVVYGLLTISCFRVLWIFLKKMPNREKSAWVARNGDIRFLMKKHESELTKIENKKIK; encoded by the coding sequence GTGTTTTACTGAATAACTAATGGATCAGCCATTTTTGTCATTCTTTTATTATTTATCGGTAGTTTAGCTATTGAAAAATTTAGTTTTAAAAGGTTTACAACAAAGAACATCGCATTAATTGGCCTATTATGTGCCGTTGCTGTAGTTCTAACAAACGTAGTTGGTTATAGTAGAATATTTGGTTTTCAAATTATGATTGGAAATTTCGTAATCTTCTTAACAGGAATGGCCTTTGGGCCACTTGTTGGAGTGGTGATCGGAGTAGTTGCTGATGGTGTCGGTGCTTTGATAAATTTATCAGGGACTTTTCATGCCGGATTTATGCTTGAAAAAGTATTATTTGGTGTGCTTGGTTCGTTTGTCTTTTTTTCAAAGTCGAATAAATGATGAATTTTAAAAGTCATTTTATTTATGTCGCTCGCAATAATTATCGGATTATTTGCTATAAACCCCATTTCATTATGGTCAAGTGGATTTGTTGATGGATATATCTACACAACCTTTATTAAACATTTAATAATGTTTCCAATAGAGTTAGTTGTTTATGGTTTGTTAACAATTTCTTGTTTTAGAGTATTATGAATATTCTTAAAAAAAATGCCCAACCGTGAAAAAAGTGCTTGAGTTGCACGCAATGGTGATATTCGCTTTTTAATGAAAAAGCATGAATCAGAATTAACAAAAATCGAAAATAAAAAAATTAAATAA
- a CDS encoding bifunctional folylpolyglutamate synthase/dihydrofolate synthase — protein sequence MIKVSQDIIPVNKRFAQEYNLGKVLNILGNPEKLVPTINIVGTNGKGSTSFYLSKVLLKKYSKVGLFISPAFLHHNERIQINNIPISDDDLMKYLELAKKYVDEYHLTFFEIWTLIMILYFADQKVDIAVIEAGIGGVKDSTNFMSNQIATLLTSVSIDHTEVLGETIEEILFQKVNIVKNNKPLFISKDNEKYFSQIKNMLPNNQIIIGSSVFDRVSYQENNKGLVKVFLTFLEIEDETIFKLNPPLGRFTILNQDPFLIIDGAHNSDGIKNLIKTVKYYNEDFIVLFASSFHKDFQTNLKMLNENFKEVYITSFEHLKAWNIEEINYPNKIINWKNFLQNNKTKNILICGSLYFVPEVFEWYNLNM from the coding sequence ATGATTAAAGTTTCGCAAGACATAATTCCTGTTAACAAAAGATTTGCTCAAGAATACAATCTCGGAAAGGTTTTAAACATTTTAGGAAATCCTGAAAAATTAGTTCCAACAATTAACATTGTTGGAACTAATGGTAAAGGTTCAACGAGTTTTTACTTGTCAAAAGTTCTACTAAAAAAATATTCAAAAGTAGGATTATTTATTTCACCTGCTTTTTTGCATCACAACGAAAGAATTCAAATTAATAACATACCTATCAGTGACGATGATTTAATGAAATATTTAGAACTTGCTAAAAAATATGTTGATGAATATCATTTAACTTTTTTTGAAATTTGGACACTAATTATGATTTTGTATTTTGCAGATCAAAAAGTAGACATAGCAGTTATTGAAGCTGGTATTGGTGGTGTCAAAGACTCTACGAATTTTATGAGTAACCAAATAGCAACTCTATTAACTTCTGTATCAATCGATCATACTGAAGTACTTGGTGAAACTATTGAAGAAATTTTATTTCAAAAAGTGAACATTGTTAAAAATAATAAACCTTTATTTATTAGCAAAGATAACGAAAAATATTTTTCACAAATAAAAAATATGTTACCAAACAACCAAATAATTATTGGATCAAGTGTTTTTGATCGTGTTAGTTATCAAGAAAATAATAAAGGTTTAGTAAAGGTGTTTTTGACTTTTTTAGAAATTGAAGATGAAACAATATTTAAATTAAATCCACCATTAGGTCGTTTTACAATTTTGAATCAAGACCCGTTTTTAATAATTGATGGGGCACACAATTCAGACGGTATTAAAAACTTAATTAAAACTGTCAAATATTATAATGAAGATTTTATAGTTTTGTTTGCTTCGAGTTTTCATAAAGATTTTCAAACTAATTTAAAAATGCTTAATGAAAATTTTAAAGAAGTTTATATTACAAGTTTTGAGCATCTTAAGGCATGAAACATTGAAGAAATTAATTATCCAAATAAAATTATTAATTGAAAAAACTTTTTACAAAATAACAAAACAAAAAATATTTTAATTTGCGGAAGTTTATACTTTGTTCCTGAAGTATTTGAGTGATATAACTTAAATATGTAG
- the uvrA gene encoding excinuclease ABC subunit UvrA, which translates to MAKDKIIIKGARENNLKNVNLEIPKEKLIVFTGLSGSGKSSLAFNTIYAEGRRRYIESLSAYARQFLGGNEKPDVDSIEGLSPSISIDQKTTSHNPRSTVGTVTEIYDYLRLLYARVGTPFCINGHGIINASSIKEIVLNIANDTDEEEQIYILAPIARQQKGTYKDKLEKLQTEGFIRVKINGEILLLNEEIELDKNKKHDIDIVVDRLIYKNNDEIRSRIYSAIEVGLKYSSGLIKTFYPQSKKEEKLFSTNYSCSVCGFTIPEMEPRLLSFNAPLGACGDCSGLGVKLEADPELIIPDKNMSINQGGIVYFKNLVGSDNLEWQKLRTLCDYYYIDLDLAIKDLTPKQIKAILWGSDEPIELKLISANGRKYESYDYLEGIATLLNRRYFETSSEEARKYYAKFMASNTCASCKGARLNPTALSIKINNASIFDFTQMSIAEELDFLLNVTLTSAQEKIANLVLKEIISRVSFLNEVGLNYLNLSRNATTLSGGEAQRIRLAKQIGSQLSGILYVLDEPSIGLHQRDNDKLIGTLKHLRDLGNTLIVVEHDEDTMKESDWIVDVGPGAGEHGGKIVFSGTYEQIIKDKNSITGRYLSGLEKIDVPKKRRGGNGKKLEIVGATENNLKNINVTVPLGKFVTITGVSGSGKSTLLEDIIYKGIHKSLSKEQVIAGKYKEIKGLENIDKVIYISQEPIGKTPRSNPATYTGVFDDIRDLYAESPEAKIRGYKKGRFSFNVIGGRCEHCQGDGIITISMQFMPSVEVLCEICEGRRYNDETLQVKFKGKNISDVLNMTIEEASHFFENIPQIKTKLDAILEVGLGYIRLGQSATTLSGGEAQRVKLSTYLLKKATGKTLFLLDEPTTGLHIDDVKRLIMVLNRLVDLGNSVITIEHNLDFIKVSDYIIDLGPEGGSGGGKVVVAGTPEQIALNEISYTAKYLREYLK; encoded by the coding sequence ATGGCAAAAGATAAAATAATAATTAAGGGCGCTAGAGAAAACAATTTAAAAAATGTTAACTTAGAAATTCCAAAAGAAAAATTAATTGTTTTCACGGGTTTATCGGGTTCTGGTAAATCTTCTTTAGCATTCAATACAATTTATGCCGAAGGAAGACGTCGATACATCGAATCTCTTTCTGCATATGCTCGACAATTTTTAGGGGGTAATGAAAAACCTGATGTCGATTCAATCGAAGGTTTATCACCTTCAATTTCAATTGATCAAAAAACCACCTCTCATAACCCAAGATCTACAGTTGGAACTGTTACAGAAATTTATGATTACTTAAGATTGCTTTACGCTAGAGTTGGAACTCCTTTTTGTATTAATGGGCATGGGATTATTAATGCTTCTTCAATTAAAGAAATTGTTCTCAATATTGCTAATGATACAGATGAAGAAGAACAAATATACATATTAGCTCCAATCGCTAGACAGCAAAAAGGAACTTACAAGGATAAATTAGAAAAATTGCAAACTGAAGGATTTATTCGTGTAAAAATTAATGGAGAAATACTTTTATTAAATGAAGAAATTGAGTTAGATAAAAATAAAAAGCATGATATTGATATCGTTGTTGATCGTTTGATTTACAAAAATAACGATGAAATCAGATCGAGAATTTATTCTGCTATCGAAGTGGGTTTAAAATATTCAAGCGGTTTAATTAAAACTTTTTATCCGCAATCTAAAAAAGAAGAAAAGTTGTTTTCAACTAATTATTCTTGTAGTGTTTGTGGTTTCACAATTCCTGAAATGGAACCTAGATTGCTATCATTTAATGCTCCTTTAGGAGCTTGTGGTGATTGTTCTGGACTTGGTGTTAAGTTAGAAGCTGATCCAGAATTAATTATCCCTGATAAAAATATGTCAATAAACCAAGGAGGAATTGTTTATTTCAAAAATCTAGTTGGTTCAGATAATTTAGAATGACAAAAATTAAGAACATTATGTGATTACTATTATATTGACTTAGATTTAGCAATAAAAGATTTAACTCCAAAACAAATTAAAGCTATCCTTTGAGGTTCAGACGAACCAATCGAGTTAAAGTTAATTTCTGCTAATGGTCGTAAGTATGAATCTTATGATTATTTGGAAGGAATTGCCACTCTTTTAAATCGTAGATATTTTGAAACAAGCAGCGAAGAAGCTCGTAAATATTATGCTAAATTCATGGCTTCAAATACTTGCGCAAGTTGTAAAGGGGCAAGATTAAATCCTACAGCTTTGTCAATAAAAATTAACAATGCTTCAATTTTTGATTTTACACAAATGTCAATTGCTGAAGAATTAGATTTTTTACTAAATGTAACATTAACTTCAGCCCAAGAAAAAATTGCAAACTTAGTTTTAAAAGAAATTATTTCACGTGTAAGTTTCTTAAATGAAGTAGGTTTAAATTATTTAAACTTATCTCGTAATGCAACAACATTATCTGGAGGAGAAGCACAAAGAATTAGACTAGCCAAACAAATTGGATCCCAACTTTCGGGAATCTTATATGTTCTAGATGAACCAAGTATTGGTTTACACCAAAGAGATAATGATAAATTAATTGGTACTTTGAAACATTTAAGAGATTTAGGTAACACTTTAATCGTTGTTGAACATGATGAGGATACAATGAAAGAATCGGATTGAATAGTTGATGTTGGCCCTGGAGCTGGTGAACATGGAGGAAAAATTGTTTTTTCAGGAACATACGAACAAATAATTAAAGATAAAAATTCCATTACAGGCCGTTATTTAAGTGGTCTTGAAAAAATTGATGTACCAAAAAAACGTCGTGGTGGTAACGGTAAAAAACTAGAAATAGTTGGCGCTACTGAAAACAACTTAAAAAATATAAATGTAACGGTTCCTTTAGGAAAATTTGTCACAATTACAGGAGTTTCAGGATCTGGAAAATCAACATTACTAGAAGATATTATTTATAAGGGTATTCATAAATCTCTTTCAAAAGAACAAGTAATTGCTGGTAAGTATAAAGAAATTAAGGGTTTGGAAAATATTGACAAAGTTATTTATATTTCCCAAGAACCAATTGGTAAAACCCCACGTTCAAATCCAGCTACTTATACAGGGGTTTTTGATGATATTCGTGATCTTTACGCTGAATCACCAGAAGCAAAAATCAGAGGTTACAAAAAAGGTAGATTTTCATTTAATGTTATTGGTGGAAGATGTGAACATTGTCAAGGTGACGGAATTATTACCATTTCAATGCAATTTATGCCAAGTGTTGAAGTTCTTTGTGAGATTTGTGAAGGGCGCCGTTATAACGATGAAACTTTGCAAGTTAAATTCAAAGGTAAGAATATTTCTGATGTTTTAAATATGACTATTGAAGAAGCTTCTCATTTCTTTGAAAATATTCCACAAATCAAAACTAAACTTGATGCCATTTTAGAAGTTGGACTTGGATATATTAGATTAGGTCAATCAGCGACAACTTTATCTGGAGGAGAAGCACAACGTGTTAAATTATCGACATACTTGTTGAAAAAAGCGACTGGTAAAACATTGTTTTTATTGGATGAACCAACAACCGGATTGCATATTGATGATGTTAAGCGATTAATTATGGTTTTAAATCGTTTGGTTGACTTAGGCAATTCAGTAATCACAATTGAACACAATTTAGATTTTATTAAAGTTTCAGATTACATCATTGATTTGGGTCCCGAAGGAGGATCTGGCGGAGGAAAAGTGGTTGTTGCAGGAACACCTGAACAAATAGCTTTAAACGAAATTTCTTATACAGCCAAATATTTGCGAGAGTATTTAAAATAA